A region of Chelonia mydas isolate rCheMyd1 chromosome 7, rCheMyd1.pri.v2, whole genome shotgun sequence DNA encodes the following proteins:
- the RAB1B gene encoding ras-related protein Rab-1B — MNPEYDYLFKLLLIGDSGVGKSCLLLRFADDTYTESYISTIGVDFKIRTIELDGKTIKLQIWDTAGQERFRTITSSYYRGAHGIIVVYDVTDQESYSNVKQWLQEIERYASENVNKLLVGNKCDLTTKKVVDYTTAKEFADSLGIPFLETSAKNATNVEQSFMTMAAEIKKRMGPGATTGGDRPNLRIDSTPVKPAGGGCC; from the exons CGATTACCTGTTCAAGCTGCTGCTGATTGGAGACTCGGGTGTGGGGAAGTCATGCCTCCTGCTGCGATTTGCT GATGACACCTACACAGAGAGCTACATCAGCACCATTGGGGTAGACTTTAAAATCCGGACCATTGAGCTGGACGGCAAAACCATCAAACTACAGATC TGGGATACTGCTGGTCAGGAGCGGTTCCGGACCATCACCTCCAGCTACTACAGAGGGGCGCATGGCATCATTGTGGTGTATGATGTAACAGATCAG GAGTCCTACAGCAATGTgaagcagtggctgcaggagaTCGAGCGCTATGCCAGTGAGAATGTCAACAAGTTGCTGGTGGGCAACAAGTGCGACCTCACTACCAAGAAAGTGGTGGACTACACCACGGCCAAG GAATTTGCAGACTCCTTGGGCATCCCGTTCTTGGAGACCAGTGCCAAAAACGCCACCAACGTGGAGCAGTCATTCATGACCATGGCAGCTGAGATCAAGAAGCGCATGGGCCCCGGCGCCACCACTGGTGGGGACAGACCCAACCTCAGAATCGACAGCACTCCAGTCAAACCAGCGGGTGGAGGGTGCTGCTGA